The genomic interval GATAACCACAACATTCGTACTGATGGAACCTACATCGATACCTACATATGCCTCGACTTTCCCGTTTTCATCAAGATGATGCGTCTGGTCAACAATTTTATAATTATCCGAACGAAGAGGTTCGAGATTTGATGCTTTTGAACTGCGGTTTTTAAAATATTCCTCTATTGCCTTCAGACCACGGAATGGCGACTTTATTTCCTTATCTATCAGAGTAAATACCGAACCAATCGCCCCCATTACCTTGTAATACTGCGGAATAACCAGTTCTCCGGATTTTAATTCCAATATATCTTCAAATGCCTTAACCATCCCGGAATTTGCAACAACACCTCCCTGGAAAGCAATGGGTTTTACAAATTCCTTGCCCTTGCCGATGTTACTTTTAAAATTCCTTGCCATTGCATAGCACAGCCCTGCGACGATGTCGTAAACCGGCGTGCCTTCCTGCTGTAAGTGTATCATATCTGTTTTGGCAAACACACTGCAGCGACCGGCAATACGCGGGGGGTTTTTTGATTTTAAGGCAAGTTCCCCAAATTCTTTTTCTATGGAGACCCCAAGCCTTGCCGCCTGTTGGTCCAGAAATGAACCGGTGCCGGCTGCACACATTGTATTCATTGAAAAATCAGAGACTTTCGTCTGGCCGGTTGATTCGTCACGTTCAATAAGCATTAGCTTGGAATCTTCTCCGCCAATTTCAATAATTGTGCGGACATCAGGGTGTAACGTTGTCGCGGCCTTACTATGCGCAACAACTTCATTTATAAAGGCGATATCCATTAATCCGGCTATTAACTTCCCGCCGGTCCCGGTTATTGCAATGCCGTCAATATCGTCCATATGTGTCCTGTTGAGCATATCTCTTATTACCAGGAGGAACGTTTCGACCGGCTGCCCGTGTGAACGAACGTAATGATCTTCTAATATCTCTTTTCTTTCATTAATTAAAACTGCTTTTATACTGACAGAACCAATGTCCACGCCTATATATTTTTTTTGATACATACGTTTATCTGTTCCCTTCATCAATTTATTACCTTAATCCTGCACCAAAAATGATATTTTTCGTGCAAATAATTTCTTGAACTCATCTTAACACATACAATTGCAGTTATTTATACCTTACAGGTTCACAAATTACGAAATGTAGAGCGAAGAGTTTCTTCGTTCTACAACAGCAACTTTTAAGAAATCACAATTTGTGAGTCCGTAAGGTGTGCAAATATTTAAAATCTGGCAATCGCTTGAAACCCTTACAAATACCGGCTAAGACAGATGCTTTGTTTTATGCTGCTTCTATAGGGCAGCCGAAAATCATAGAGAGAAGTATCACTAATGCTGGATATTAAACGGTTTTGCAAGCCTATGGTCAAATAGAAGGTATTTTTGTGCAAGATTCAGGCCGCATTTCACTTGGTGGTGTTATTTTGCCGGTAATAGCAGACGCAGCAGCCACTGCAGGACTACAAAGATATATTTCGCTCTTTGGATGTCCCATGCGGCCAACAAAATTACGGTTTGTAGTGGTAAGTGCCCTTTCCCCTTCTGCCAGTATTCCCATATGACCGCCAAGGCACGGGCCGCATGTAGGTGTTGAGACAACTGCTTCTGCGTCAATAAATATTTCAATAAGCCCTTCTTTTAACGCCTGTTTATATATTTCCTGAGTAGCCGGAATTATAATCAACCGGAGAGAAGGATGTGCCTTTTTCCCTTTTAATATTTTTGCCGCTATCCGCAAATCTGATATCCTGCCGTTAGTGCATGAACCAATAACTACCTGGTCTATTTTAATTCCACAGACATCATAAACGGATTTTGTGTTTTCTGGAAGACTGGGTAGGGCGACTTGCGGAACGATTTCCTCCGCGTTGAATTCATATACCTTTGAATAATGGCTGTCGGGGTCGCTATGATATGCCACATATTCCCTTTTAACTCTTCCGGCGACATAATTTTCCGTAATTTTATCGGGAGCAATAATTCCGCTTTTTGCCCCGGCTTCAATCGCCATGTTGCATATGGTAAAGCGGTCATCCATTGGTAAATCGGATATGGCGGTCCCTGTAAACTCCATTGCTTTATAGAGCGCCCCGTCAACGCCAATTTTCCCGATGGTATATAGTATGAAATCCTTTCCCGACGTCCAGTTTCTTGCCTTACCATGAAAAACGAACTTAATCGATTCCGGCACTTTAAGCCATACCTTTCCTGTTGCAAAACATGCGGCCAGGTCTGTACTGCCTATCCCGGTTGAAAATGCCCCCAGCGCTCCATAGGTACAAGTATGAGAGTCTGCCCCAATTACTAATTCTCCCGGGGCGACAATGCCCTGCTCCGGGAGCAAGGCATGTTCGATTCCCATGCGTCCAATCTCAAAATAATGTTTTAAATGGTGTTTTTCAGCAAATACACGGAGTGATTTTGATTGTTGGGCGGATTGAATATCCTTATTCGGCGTGAAATGATCCGGTACTAAAACAATTTTTTCGGGGTCAAAAACTTTTTTAATGCCCGCCTTTTCGAATTCCTCAATGGCAATTGGGGCGGTTATATCGTTTCCGAGGCAAACATCTACATTTGCATAAACGAATTGTCCCGGACGTACTTCCCTCTCGCCACAATGCGCAGCGATAATCTTCTCTGTTATTGTCATTCCCATAAATTGTACTCTGCATGGCAATACTTCCGTCTTTTCTCACTAAAGGAAGTGGTTGTTTTTGTAAATAAAGTATAAAAAAACTAATTTTCTGAAAATCGTGTTCTATTCCATGATTTTAAAAACAGGGGGTCTTGTAAATATTTTTTATGACACTTATGACACAAATCAAAGCGGAATGTTTTGTACTCTTCTTCCTCTCTATCATCACCAAGCTCTTCCCCATCCACCCGGTCATTTTCATCGTCGTCGTCATCATCGTCATCTTCCATTTCCCAAAGTTCTTCATCAAGGTCATCTTCTGTATCCATTGCGTCGCAAGTAGCGTATACTTCAATTTTTACAACATAACGTATATCCTCACCCGCAAGTAACGGTTTCCCACACATATCACATGTATAGTGCACCATCAATGTTCCTCCAAAGAAAAAAAATCATTTTACTAAAGTTAAGTTGTTTTGACACAATTCAATACGGTGAATAAGTGATTGAGTCTGTATTATTTATCAAAAACCAAATCAGACATCACCTTCCCTTCGGCTGGCATACTAAATCATGTCACGGATAATTATACTGCAATAATTATCCCCCTTGGATAAACCCAATTTACGCCATTGATCGAAGCCTTTTTACTCTCTCCTCAATTGGCGGATGCGTACTAAAAAGCGAAGCAAATGAACGACCGCTTAATGGATTTACTATAAACAGATGTGCGGATGACGTTCCCGCATCTAACGGCCTGACCCTCGCGGCCTGGTGCAGTTTTTCAAGGGCGCTAGCCAATCCTGCCGGATTACGTGCCATAAGCGCTCCGCTTTTATCCGCGGCATATTCTCTTGAACGTGATATAGCCATTTGTATCAGCAAAGCAGCAATAGGAGCTACTATGGCGAGAGCTATGAGACCGACTACGCCTCCTCCCCCGCTATCGTCATCATCATGCCTTCCAAAGCCGCCAAACATGGCAGTCCATTGCGCCATATTCGCCAGCATGGTAATTGCGCCGGCTATCGTCGCAACAATAGTACATATTAAAATATCTCTGTTTTTAACGTGAGAAAGCTCATGTGCCAGGACGCCTTTTAACTCTTCATGCGTTAAAGAGTTTAACAACCCTTCCGTGACTGCTATGGCGGCGTGCCCAGGGTTTCTACCGGTGGCAAAGGCATTCATCGCCTGAGTGGGGATAATATACAAATTTGGCATGGGCAATGCGGCATTTGCGGTGAGTTCTTTCACCAGCGCAAAATACTTCGGTGAATCTTGTCCTGTAATCTGGCGTGCACGGTATATTTTCAGGACGATTTTATCACTGTACCAATAACTAAAAAAATTCATCCCCATTGCAATCGCAAAAGCAAAAACCGCCCCCTGCCTACCGCCAAAAATACTTCCGGCCCAAACGAGTATCAGGGTTAATACTACGAGTAGAACCGCTGTTTTGAAATAATTCATATCTGCTACTCCAAAACAATAACTATGGAGGAAAAATTACTTTGCCATTACAAAGGCCTGTTCAAAAATTTATTATTCTCGAACATTTTCAGACCTCAAAGACCTCAAAAGTCATTATAAATGTCACCTATTTTTTGTCAAGCAATTAAATAGGCAGGCCAATGCAGCATTATTTGTTTTTATAAAGACAATATAGCATGTGGTATATAACAACTTACATACACTAAATATACGACTTATTTACTTCCATATTTCTCTGCCAGGGCATTTTTTCTCTAAGGATTGTTTCTCAGGTAAAAACAAAAGGTTAATTTACGTATAGTATTACTATTGGCTAACTTATATGAATATTCGCCGTCTGATTATCTCCTGTTCGATACATCGGGCTATCTTCTTGTTTTCATTATTTACAAAAGACGGCAAAACATACCATTAAAAAATTTTTTCTGTAAGAATTTGTGAGGCAAACAAACCTTTTTGTTTCGGGGTATCTTGAAAATGTTTTCCCCAATTTATATCACATAATGGTTCTTCCGTGATATCAGGATTCTTGCAACCGCAAACATAAGCGCTTATTTTATAAAGACCTGCCAGTTCATCAATAGCGTGGTAACTATTTTTTCTATAGTGTACATCCAGTGCCTGTACACGTGATTTTTCTGCCAGCAGGTTGATGGAACTGCCATTTTGGTAATGTGCATTTATCTCTTCCCATAAAGAGGTTTTCCTGAGAGATTTATAGAGATTTTTCTTAATAAATGGTCTTAAAAAGAGATAATTAATGCCCATAGCGTTTACCTCATATTTCTGCAAAACTCTGAATAATGCGGTTAAGTTGGTTTTTGTGTCGGTTATTCCCGGTATAAGGGGGTCTAATTTCACTTCCGGCACAATCCCCACGTTGCACAATTGTTCAATGTTCCGTATTCTTTCGCCTGGAGTGGCGGCGTAAGGTTCTATGATTCTTTGTATATTCCGGTTTAATGTGGTAATACCTATCTGAATATGTACTAATTTTTTATGTCTTTTAAACAGGTCAAGAAATTTTATTGGTATCCGTCCTTTTGTAAGGAGATTTATACCAATATTATATTCTAACAGGGTCTGCATTAATTCATACGACAAATTTATTACCTGAGGAATCGGCTGAAGGGCATCACTCGAAGAACTGAAAAAGACATATTTTGGTAGTTTTCTGCGTCGTGGCAATTCTTTTTTTAACTTTTCGGCCATATTTTCATACACAAGTACCTTACCATCTCCAGGATAGATTGAATATCCCCTTGCATAGCAATATGCGCATTGATGGCTGCACCCTATTGTAGGGTTAATTGTTGCGACCTGACTCAAACATTTCAAAGTTGGTCTTGCCAAAACAGCCGTTTTCCGTTCAATAGATTCTATGTGCATTTTGCGATAAGAGATAACTATACATGGATTATTTAACAATGTTCCTGAATAGCGCTGCTTGCCGCATAGTATAAAGCGGTTGATGTTTCTTCCCCACTTGATATCTAAGCCCATTAAAGCCATATAAATTCATGTAGTACGATGAGGTTAGTCGCACTACAAATAACAATTTCCAGTTTCAAAAAACTAGAGTGTTACCAAAATCAAGTGTGGTTTTATCAATAAGTTAAGAAGCCTCGGCTCTTTAAAAATGAGTGTTTTGTGGATTTAATAAGCAGGGTTATCTGTACGCTATTTTTCGAAGTAATTGGGGTCGTTGGACTGAATTATTTTCAGTAGTTCATTGTGGATTATCTTAGAACCGGCAATGATGTTGCCGGTTTTAAGATAGTTGTTTTTACCATTAAAATCAGTGGTTATTCCCCCGGCTTCCTGAACTAAAAGAACGCCAGCGGCAATATCCCATGGCGATAATGCATATTCAAAAAAACCGCCGAAAATCCCATCCGCGGTATATGCAAGATCCAGGCTTGCAGAACCGCATCTTCTCATGTCAGAGGCATGGTTAAGCAATTCCCTGAATATCTTTACATAGGTGTCAACAATGTTTTTCTTTCTGAATGGAAAACCGGTTGCGATAAGAGAGTCATTCAGATTTTTCTGGAGAGAAACATGTATGGGTTTTGCCATTTTTTGATGCACCTTGTCCCTTTACTGCGGAAAAGATATCGTCTTTTATAGGATCATATACAATCCCCACGCAGAGTTCTCCCTTTATTTCCAAAGCGATTGAGATAGCAAAAGCCGGCACACCGTGGATGTAGTTTGCAGTGCCGTCTAATGGGTCGATGATCCATAAAAAGGGAGAGGTATTTGTTTGTGTTTCAGACTCTTCCGCCAATATGGCATGATCGCTGAAATGCGTAATGATGTGATTTTTGATGATTTGTTCAGACCTTCTGTCTACATCCGTGACAAAATCATTTGCGGCTTTTTCTTCAATCATAGAAGCATCTAACTTTCTGAAATATTTTTTCAGGACGTCGCCTGCTTCCATGGCTGCTTGTTTGGCTACTTCAAGATATGCCGCCAATGTATTTGGGTGAACCTTCATCATTAGTTCGTAAGAGTTAAATAAGACTCTTGCCAGTTAACGTTTTATATGCATTCAGATACTTTTCAGATGTTTTCTGGATTATGTCGGGCGGAAGTGCTGGTGCTGGTGGATTTTTATCCCAATGTATGCTTTCTAAATAGTCGCGTATGAATTGCTTGTCGTATGACGGCTGTGGTTTTCCTGGTGTATAGAATTCAAGCGGCCAAAATCTCGAAGAATCAGGGGTAAGTACCTCATCAATAAGCATCGTTTTATTGTTATTCGTTATGCCCCACTCAAATTTTGTGTCACAAATAATGATTCCTCTGCTTTTTGCATATTCACTTGCCTTCGAATAGATTTTGAGACTTTTCTCCTTTAATTCATCGGTGAGCGTTTTTCCGATCAGATTGATTACTTCAGAAACCGGTATGTTTTCATCATGGCCGGTATGTGCTTTTGTTGAAGGAGTAAATATGGGTTCAGGGAGTTTGTCCGATTCTTTTAACCCGGCAGGCAGCTTTATTCCGCAAATTGATTGGAATTTTTGGTATTCTTTCCAGCCGGAACCTGCCAGGTATCCACGGATAATACATTCTACCGGGATAACGTTTACTTTTTTCACAAGCATAGACCGGCCCTGAAGGATGTCTTTATGGTGTCTGACAAATGTATTATCAATAGAATCGATATCAGTGGTAATGAGGTGGTTCTCAGTGACATCGGCAGTATAATGAAACCAATATTCTGACAATCCTGTAAGCACCTGTCCTTTATAGGGAATCCCGTTTGGGAGAACCACGTCAAATGCGGAAATACGGTCTGTGGTAACGATAAGCAAATCATTATTAACTTCGTAAATATCACGAACTTTTCCGCGGTTGTGTAATTTAAGCTGTGAAATGTTGGTGGTCAGTAACGGTTGTGTTGTTTTCATAAATTTTATTTTATATAAAACAATTCTGCAGGTATTGATTAAGATTTATTCTCAGTTTATTTAATCCCTGAAGTTTTGGTTTTAGGGATAATGCAACATGAAGATACTTTAAAGCGTTTTCGTAGTCCTGTAATTTAAGAGAGCATTCGGCCATTTTTTTGTAAACAAACGCCTGTTCGTTTTTGCATAAGTCCAATTTGAGTAAATTTTGATAATGTATAAGGGCTTTATCCGGGGAGGATTTTTTTGCTAATTTACGGCAATAAATATTTCTGATTCTTTCTTTTGTCTCCTCCAGCAGATGTTGCCGATAAGCAGCCTGTTTCCCTTTTTCCAGTATGTACTCGTAAAGTTTTATTGAAAGTTCATATTCGCCGGATTTTTCATAAGCCTCTGCCAGCAAAAATTTGCAATCGATAAAATCCCGATGGTTAAGGTGGAGGAAGAAGTCCGTATCAGGGGAAGTATTTAGCAAATACTCATATTTCTCAATAGCGCTACTTGTGTACCCATTGAGAAGGTCGGAAAAAATAATACGAATTTCCATGCTGATTTTTTCTGATTTAGTGGAGGATGTTTTGGGCTTTGCGTCCCGAACGGTGTTCTGTTTGTTTTGGGAATGTTTGTGAAGCGTATCATATTGTTTGCGGGAATGAGTATCGGAAAGAGTTTTATACGCCTGAATAATAATTTTTGTTTTTGATTCCGCCCATTTTTTGTTTGAGCCATTTATATCGGGATGGAATTTTTTAATCAGGGTTCTGAATGAGCGTTTTATTTCTTCAGCGCTTACTTCTTCATGCACTTCCAGGATATTGTAATAATTTACCATGACAAAACTACGAATTTTTAAAAATAAAATAAAATCATATGTCGTTTAAACGAATCTTGAGATGTTCGCGTAATTAAATATGATCGGAGAGACACTTTAAATATACATTAATAACATTTTCTCTTCTAAAACAGAAGGAAATGCTAACAGCAATTTTATCAGTTGTCAACAAATTTGATTTCTTTTGAGGAAGTTATTCATACCGTAGGGTTTCAACGGGATCTAGCCTTGCCGCCCTTATAGCGGGATATATGCTAAAAATCACACTGCTGAGTATTGCGATGAATATAGTAATCATAATGCTTGCCGGTTTGATGACAGTAGGTATCTGGTCAAAGTAATATACTTCAGGTGGGAATGGCCTCCAGCCTGTCATATTATATAATATGCTTTCCAGCCAATTAATACGCAAGACAACGGAAAATCCTATAGCAGCTCCCACGCAGGATCCAATGCTGCCAATGAATAGTCCGTTCAATAGAAAAATGGACATAATACCTTGTGTGGTAGCTCCTAATGCTTTTAGTATGCCAATGTCTTTGGATTTTTCCAATACAATCATCGTCAGAATTGCCAATATATTAAAGCCTGCAACAACGATGATAAAAAAGAGTATAAATGCCATTACACGCCTTTCTAGCATTACAGCGGTCAAAAATGTCCTCCTGGCATCCTCCCATGTTTGCACATAATATTCAAAGCCCAATGAAGATTGCAACTTGTCACGCACTTCATTTGCATAGCGGTAATCATGAAGTTTTACGCTTATTCCGGATACGGCGTCCCTTTCTTTTATACCCGTCAATTCTTGTGCAGCAGCAAGAGGAATATACACATAATTCTTGTCGTAATCGTACATTCCCGATTTAAATGTTCCTTCAATAACAAATGCTTTTACACTGATTTTGTCCCAGTTTTTTAACGTAACCAGCACTATTTGCTCGCCTTCCTGCACAAAACTTATTGGGTCTGTTTCCGGGTCACCCGGACTAACCCTCAGTAGTTCTATACCACAAAATGCGCTAGCGGTTTGGTTTTCTCCATGAGTTTTTTGTAAATCTTCAGGTTCTTTCCTGAAAGGGGATAAAAAAGCCTTAAAATCGCCAACGGTTGCCTCTTCAACGGGATTAATTCCTTTAAAATATACAAATTCCTTTCTTCCACGTATTTTTATAAGAGCAGGCCCTTCGACAAAGGGAGCACAGGAAGATACATGTTCGGTTGCTTTTACTTTCTCCATCACCTGTGTATAATTTTCAAGGCCATACATGCCTCCTTTTGTAATGATAATGTGTGTTAACGTTCCTCTTATTCTGCTACGTAATTCCTGATCGAACCCATTCATAACAGAAAGGACAACAATTAATGTCATAACGCCTACTGCAACACCGGCTACTGCAAAAAAAGAAATTTTCCTGCTGCGTAAATAACGGAGGGTAATAAAGAATTTGTACATTATAACTTTGAATTCGAATTGTTATTTAAAATGATTATGTATATAATCCTGAAATTCTAGCACAATTAAATTGCATTAAGCAATTAATAATTTATCATTACCGGAGGCGTTGAATGTTATATTTTAAAACAGCAGGAGAATCTCATGGAAAATGCATGGTTTCTGTTTTGGAAGGTTTCCCGGCGGGTATTTTTCTTGATAAAGAATTGATAGATAGAGAATTAAGGCGCAGACAAGGAGGCGTTGGCAGAGGTGGAAGAATGAAAATAGAAGCAGATTGTGTGGAAATTCTTTCAGGGGTAAGAAATAATATCACGTTGGGCAGCCCTATTTGTTTAATGATAAAAAACAGCGATTATAAGATTGATGCGCTTCCAGTTGTTACACGACCGCGCCCTGGTCATGCGGATTTGGCAGGCGTAATAAAATATGGACATAAAGATGCAAGGAATATATTGGAGCGTGCGAGCGCAAGGGAAACTGCCGCAAGGGTAGCAGTTGGCGCTGTGTGTAAAATATTGCTTTCGCATTTTGGGATAAAGGTTTTTGGTTATGTCAAAGGTATCGGAGGAATCAATTCTGAAAAACAATTAGAAGATACTATAGAGACGGCGGTCAAAATCCGTGATGATAGCGCAATATATTGCATTGATCGTGAAATCGAAAGTAAAATTGTTGAAAAGATAAAACGGGCGGTTGAAATGAGTGACTCACTTGGCGGAATAATAGAGGTGGTGGCAAATGGTTTACCAATCGGGATTGGGAATCATACGCAGTGGGATTTGAAATTGGATGCAAGACTTGCTTTTGCAATTATGTCTGTTCAGGCGATTAAAGCGGTTGAAATCGGTACTGGTTTTGACATTGCAAACAAATTTGGATCGGAAGCGCATGATGAAATATTTTATGGGTATCCGAAGCAAAAAAAGACATTAACCGGAGGTTTTGAAAGGAGGACAAATAATGCGGGGGGGATAGAAGGTGGGATAAGCAACGGAGAGCCTATTGTTGTGAGGGCGTATATGAAACCTATCCCAACATTAAAAAAGTCTTTAAGGTCTGTTGATTTACTGACAAAGGAACCGGTAGCCGCTTCATATGAGAGATCAGATATTTGTGCGGTTCCTGCCGCGTCTGTTGTTTGTGAAGCAATGATAGCTTTTGAAATAGCCAGGGCTTTTACGGAGAAGTTTGGAGGCGATAGCATTGGTGAAATGAAAAGAAATTACGAAAGCTATATTGAAAATATCTTACAATAACATGTTTTTAAAAAGTCATTTAGCGTTGACTTTAAAATAGTTATCGACGAGTTCTCGTTGAAACATGGGTGTGGGAAAAGCATTGATGTTGAAACGAAGGAATCGCTGACATTGCAGATGTTTTATTGCAAAAGTGCCTTTTTGCCCCGTTGTATTTTTGCAAAGGGTTCAGGGTCGCTTGTCTTTTGTGGGCGCAAAAGTATTGAAACGTCTTAAGTTCATGTCCTGCCTGATGTATGATTTTCAAAATATTTTCTGCTGCGTTTTTTTGACAAAACTATTTATCATTTGGACATCTACCTCATTTAGTAAAAAATTATTAAAAACTTTTAAAACAAATTGGCATAAGTATAAATTTTGCTTGAATAATGTTAATGTTTTGATATCATCGAAATTTCGCTGTGCTAGCGTAGCTCAATGGCGGAGCAGCGGTTTTGTAAACCGCAGGTTGTGGGTTCGAGTCCCACCGCTAGCTTTGTAATTTATTATTTTTTAATAACTAAAAGATTTTATTGTAATTAAGGTTATTGGACGTATAATCTGTGCCGAATGAATTTTGTTTGGAAAAACATTAAAGTAAGATGTTCGACCGCAAAAGGGTGGATACCCGAGTGGCCAAAGGGGACAGACTGTAAATCTGTTGGCATAGCCTTCGGAGGTTCGAATCCTCCTCCACCCACCATCTTATATTTATGTCTGAAGAAAACTAAAACAATGCCACTTACCAGAACAAAAACAGGAAAACAATTACGAGGTCTCTCTGGAACGGAAAACAAAATCTTGCTGTTTGCATTTCTCTCTTTGGTATTGAAATTTTAAATAGTGACGTAGTTTGTATGCTATATTGTAGGGGTTCACAAATAGAGATTTCTAGATTAGATTTAACTTTTGTTAACATAAATAGTTATAGCATTTCTGAAATCACATTTTGTGAACTTCTTGAGTATATTTAAAGGTGTAGCAATAGATGATTTCTGAATGACCTTCCAAAAGTTAAAAATTTTAGTCAGCAAAGTAATCACGCAATATCATTTTGAGTTTTTGCATAGTCTTAATAAATGTAACTATTCAGCATAAACGATACACGGCTCGTTCCCAAACCTTGTACTGAACATAGTGAAGTATCTGTTTGGGAACGAGTTGCGCTCTGATCTCCGGTAGTTTAATAAATTACGCTGAATAGTTATCGCTGAATTGTCTGCGAACCTTTTTTTATTGACGGACAGACATTTTCTTGGGGTTGTTGGGGAGGGAAACTAAAAAGAGGTTCTTCTGGAACATATTGCCATATTGGCTTGACAGCAAAATATTCGTTTTTTTTGAATAATATCTAGGTTTCGCAAACTATCTTGGTTTTTGATGTCTTTTGAAAAAATGTCATAAATGATGCTTTGTTTGCGGGCGTAGCTCAATGGTAGAGCCCTAGCCTTCCAAGCTAGTCATGTGGGTTCGATTCCCATCGCCCGCTTTTGAAAAATTCGTATAAAATTTTATAATTATCGAGAAAGTCTTTCGTTCAACATGGTACGTATAATATCGTATACGTTGCATTATTAATGTATGTTGTAATTCTTCAGCGGCACTAAGTTTAATCTTGCCATGTTTAAGTATGCAAGGGTTTAAAATGTAAAAAGTTTTACTTTTGCAATATTTCCTAATCAATGTAAATCATTTCAGACGGAAGTATTTTTGCCGAACAATTTGGATGCAATTGATGTTTTGATATTACTTAATTTTGGATTGCTTAGATAATTTGTGGGTTTCGGCTTATTTTGTTTGACATTTATATTTTTTTTGTTATATTTGATAAATTCTGGCTTTTTTGAAAAAGTATGTATAGTTTAAATATAACGGTATCTATAGTTTTGTTGAATAATGAGCAATTGCTGCTGTAGCTCAGTGGTGGAGCACGTCCTTGGTAAGGACGAGGTCATGGGTTCAAATCCCATCAGCAGCTCCAGATAAAATGCAGGCAGCGCTTGCGTTTGATATGCAGTGTCGTGGTCTTTGCTAGTTTGTGGATATGTGTAGTGGGAGTTTTTAAGGAAATATATTTTGGGCAATTATATAATGGTGAAAATATTAAGATAAAAGGGGTAGCGCATGGCTAAAGAAGTATTTCAGCGAACAAAGCCGCATTTAAACATAGGTACGATAGGGCATGTGGATCATGGTAAGACAACGCTGACGTCAGTAATAACGCATGTATTGTCGAAGCAGGGGTTGGCGAAGGATAGGCCGTTTGATTCAATTGACAAGGCTCCTGAAGAGCGCGAACGAGGTATAACGATAGCGATATCGCATGTGGAGTATGAGACGAAGAAGAGGCATTACGCGCATGTGGACTGTCCTGGACATGCAGATTATGTAAAGAATATGATAACAGGTGCGGCGCAGATGGATGGAGCGATATTGGTTGTAAGTGCGCCGGATGGTCCG from Candidatus Kuenenia stuttgartiensis carries:
- the leuC gene encoding 3-isopropylmalate dehydratase large subunit, with the translated sequence MGMTITEKIIAAHCGEREVRPGQFVYANVDVCLGNDITAPIAIEEFEKAGIKKVFDPEKIVLVPDHFTPNKDIQSAQQSKSLRVFAEKHHLKHYFEIGRMGIEHALLPEQGIVAPGELVIGADSHTCTYGALGAFSTGIGSTDLAACFATGKVWLKVPESIKFVFHGKARNWTSGKDFILYTIGKIGVDGALYKAMEFTGTAISDLPMDDRFTICNMAIEAGAKSGIIAPDKITENYVAGRVKREYVAYHSDPDSHYSKVYEFNAEEIVPQVALPSLPENTKSVYDVCGIKIDQVVIGSCTNGRISDLRIAAKILKGKKAHPSLRLIIIPATQEIYKQALKEGLIEIFIDAEAVVSTPTCGPCLGGHMGILAEGERALTTTNRNFVGRMGHPKSEIYLCSPAVAAASAITGKITPPSEMRPESCTKIPSI
- the htpX gene encoding zinc metalloprotease HtpX, whose translation is MNYFKTAVLLVVLTLILVWAGSIFGGRQGAVFAFAIAMGMNFFSYWYSDKIVLKIYRARQITGQDSPKYFALVKELTANAALPMPNLYIIPTQAMNAFATGRNPGHAAIAVTEGLLNSLTHEELKGVLAHELSHVKNRDILICTIVATIAGAITMLANMAQWTAMFGGFGRHDDDDSGGGGVVGLIALAIVAPIAALLIQMAISRSREYAADKSGALMARNPAGLASALEKLHQAARVRPLDAGTSSAHLFIVNPLSGRSFASLFSTHPPIEERVKRLRSMA
- a CDS encoding SPL family radical SAM protein → MALMGLDIKWGRNINRFILCGKQRYSGTLLNNPCIVISYRKMHIESIERKTAVLARPTLKCLSQVATINPTIGCSHQCAYCYARGYSIYPGDGKVLVYENMAEKLKKELPRRRKLPKYVFFSSSSDALQPIPQVINLSYELMQTLLEYNIGINLLTKGRIPIKFLDLFKRHKKLVHIQIGITTLNRNIQRIIEPYAATPGERIRNIEQLCNVGIVPEVKLDPLIPGITDTKTNLTALFRVLQKYEVNAMGINYLFLRPFIKKNLYKSLRKTSLWEEINAHYQNGSSINLLAEKSRVQALDVHYRKNSYHAIDELAGLYKISAYVCGCKNPDITEEPLCDINWGKHFQDTPKQKGLFASQILTEKIF
- a CDS encoding inositol monophosphatase family protein translates to MAKPIHVSLQKNLNDSLIATGFPFRKKNIVDTYVKIFRELLNHASDMRRCGSASLDLAYTADGIFGGFFEYALSPWDIAAGVLLVQEAGGITTDFNGKNNYLKTGNIIAGSKIIHNELLKIIQSNDPNYFEK
- a CDS encoding inositol monophosphatase family protein — protein: MMKVHPNTLAAYLEVAKQAAMEAGDVLKKYFRKLDASMIEEKAANDFVTDVDRRSEQIIKNHIITHFSDHAILAEESETQTNTSPFLWIIDPLDGTANYIHGVPAFAISIALEIKGELCVGIVYDPIKDDIFSAVKGQGASKNGKTHTCFSPEKSE
- a CDS encoding phosphoribosylaminoimidazolesuccinocarboxamide synthase, with product MKTTQPLLTTNISQLKLHNRGKVRDIYEVNNDLLIVTTDRISAFDVVLPNGIPYKGQVLTGLSEYWFHYTADVTENHLITTDIDSIDNTFVRHHKDILQGRSMLVKKVNVIPVECIIRGYLAGSGWKEYQKFQSICGIKLPAGLKESDKLPEPIFTPSTKAHTGHDENIPVSEVINLIGKTLTDELKEKSLKIYSKASEYAKSRGIIICDTKFEWGITNNNKTMLIDEVLTPDSSRFWPLEFYTPGKPQPSYDKQFIRDYLESIHWDKNPPAPALPPDIIQKTSEKYLNAYKTLTGKSLI
- a CDS encoding J domain-containing protein, which codes for MVNYYNILEVHEEVSAEEIKRSFRTLIKKFHPDINGSNKKWAESKTKIIIQAYKTLSDTHSRKQYDTLHKHSQNKQNTVRDAKPKTSSTKSEKISMEIRIIFSDLLNGYTSSAIEKYEYLLNTSPDTDFFLHLNHRDFIDCKFLLAEAYEKSGEYELSIKLYEYILEKGKQAAYRQHLLEETKERIRNIYCRKLAKKSSPDKALIHYQNLLKLDLCKNEQAFVYKKMAECSLKLQDYENALKYLHVALSLKPKLQGLNKLRINLNQYLQNCFI